A single window of [Clostridium] hylemonae DSM 15053 DNA harbors:
- the radA gene encoding DNA repair protein RadA, producing the protein MAKGKKSIFFCQNCGHEEGKWLGQCPACKEWNTFVEEKVTAARPGAARQMKEAEVVALSGVSTDEEARIKTTIEEMDRVLGGGIVPGSLVLVGGDPGIGKSTLLLQVCQKLSQEKEILYISGEESLAQIKLRANRMGPFKDNLLLLCETNLELIRSVIEKRRPQLVVIDSIQTMYSEEVASAPGSVSQVRESTNVFMQLAKGLGISIFIVGHVTKEGTVAGPRVLEHMVDTVLYFEGDRHASYRILRGVKNRFGSTNEIGVFEMRQDGLQEVANPSEYMLSGRPENSSGSVVACSMEGTRPILIEIQALVCQSNFGMPRRTAAGTDYNRVNLLMAVLEKRAGLHLSNYDAYVNIAGGIKMNEPAIDLGIVMALISSYKNRPIDEKMIVFGEVGLSGEVRAVNMPEQRVAEAKKLGFETCVLPEVSRDLVKGVKGIRLVGVKTINEVLSLL; encoded by the coding sequence ATGGCAAAGGGGAAAAAGAGTATATTTTTCTGCCAGAACTGCGGACATGAAGAGGGCAAATGGCTGGGCCAGTGTCCGGCCTGTAAAGAATGGAATACGTTTGTAGAAGAGAAAGTGACGGCGGCCAGACCAGGCGCCGCAAGGCAGATGAAAGAGGCCGAAGTGGTGGCGCTGTCCGGTGTATCTACGGATGAGGAGGCCAGGATAAAGACGACGATCGAGGAGATGGACCGGGTGCTCGGCGGCGGGATCGTCCCCGGTTCCCTCGTACTTGTAGGGGGAGACCCGGGCATCGGAAAGTCTACGCTTCTCCTGCAGGTATGTCAGAAACTATCGCAGGAAAAAGAAATATTATATATATCGGGAGAGGAATCGCTGGCCCAGATAAAGCTGCGCGCAAACCGGATGGGGCCATTCAAAGACAACCTTCTGCTTCTGTGCGAGACTAACCTGGAGCTGATACGTTCAGTGATAGAAAAACGGCGCCCGCAGCTTGTGGTGATCGATTCGATCCAGACAATGTACAGTGAGGAGGTGGCGTCCGCACCGGGAAGCGTATCCCAGGTTAGAGAGTCGACGAACGTGTTCATGCAGCTGGCCAAGGGGCTTGGCATCTCCATATTTATCGTGGGACATGTGACGAAGGAAGGGACGGTGGCAGGGCCCCGCGTGCTGGAACATATGGTGGATACAGTTCTCTATTTTGAAGGGGACCGCCACGCATCCTACCGTATCCTGCGCGGCGTTAAGAACCGTTTCGGCTCAACCAACGAGATAGGCGTGTTTGAGATGCGGCAGGACGGACTGCAGGAAGTTGCCAATCCGTCGGAATATATGCTGAGCGGCCGGCCGGAAAATTCCTCCGGTTCTGTTGTAGCCTGTTCCATGGAAGGAACGAGGCCTATCCTCATAGAGATCCAGGCGCTGGTCTGCCAAAGTAACTTCGGTATGCCGAGACGTACGGCCGCAGGCACGGACTACAACCGTGTGAACCTGCTGATGGCAGTGCTGGAAAAAAGGGCGGGCCTGCATCTGTCCAATTACGATGCCTATGTAAATATCGCGGGTGGAATTAAGATGAATGAGCCGGCCATAGATCTGGGCATTGTTATGGCTCTCATCTCCAGTTATAAAAACCGTCCTATTGATGAGAAAATGATCGTATTCGGAGAGGTAGGACTGAGCGGTGAAGTAAGGGCCGTCAATATGCCGGAGCAGAGAGTGGCTGAGGCAAAAAAGCTCGGGTTCGAGACGTGCGTGTTGCCGGAAGTGTCGAGAGACCTGGTGAAGGGAGTGAAAGGCATCCGCCTTGTCGGGGTTAAGACGATAAATGAGGTGTTATCCCTTTTATAG
- a CDS encoding ATP-dependent Clp protease ATP-binding subunit → MNYTEQANEVLQIAKAIARELDHPYVGTEHLLLGLRKVYTGVAGQVLAANGVDEENILKVVDELVSPVGNTTVAHNPEFSPRLQYILEESKGEALRFRSSDVGTEHMLLALLKEVDCVAARILLTLGISLQKLYQDVLAVLGADPKEYQEDLMQESGRKREGVLEQYGTDLTAEAEEGKLDPVIGREAEINRLMQVLSRRTKNNPCLVGEPGVGKTAVIEGLASRIASGVVPDSMKEKRILTMDLAGMIAGSKYRGEFEERMKKLIQEVKAAGNIILFLDEVHTIIGAGGAEGAMDASNILKPSLARGELQLIGATTIVEYRKYIEKDAALERRFQPITVEEPTEEQCLDILRGLRSRYEEHHHVTIGDEALDASVRLADRYISDRFLPDKAIDVLDEACSKVSLKGFKVPDSIFELEGTITELMKKTEDAVRQGNMQEASALHTEQEEAEKKLEEVRKRFRKRNAQKELYITEEDIADVVSEWTKIPVKRLAESESARLNKLEQTLHKRVIGQEEAVRAVSKAIKRGRVGLKDPKRPIGSFLFLGPTGVGKTELSKALSEALFGNEESMIRVDMSEYMEKHSVAKMIGSPPGYVGHDDGGQLSEQVRRHPYSVVLFDEIEKAHPDVFNILLQVLDDGHITDSQGRKVDFRNTVIIMTSNAGAQAIIDPKKLGFNAREDAAGDYKRMKDNVMREIKLIFRPEFVNRIDEIIVFHPLTQEEMKKIVGLMCREFTKRAREQLDITITVRDSVKKHIVETGTDQKFGARPLRRAVQNQLEDRLAEAILSGEVERGSAVEIGMSKKDIKFISKTTN, encoded by the coding sequence ATGAATTATACAGAACAGGCCAATGAAGTATTACAGATCGCAAAGGCAATAGCGAGAGAGCTGGACCATCCGTATGTCGGCACAGAGCATCTGCTGCTGGGACTGAGAAAGGTCTACACCGGTGTTGCCGGCCAGGTCCTTGCGGCCAACGGTGTTGACGAGGAAAATATACTGAAAGTGGTGGACGAACTTGTCTCACCGGTGGGAAACACCACAGTTGCACACAATCCGGAGTTCAGCCCGAGACTCCAGTATATTCTGGAGGAAAGCAAAGGGGAGGCACTCCGTTTCCGGTCCTCTGACGTCGGAACGGAACATATGCTGCTTGCCTTATTAAAGGAAGTAGACTGTGTGGCAGCACGCATACTTCTGACACTTGGCATCAGTCTGCAGAAGCTGTATCAGGATGTGCTGGCAGTGCTCGGAGCAGACCCGAAAGAATATCAGGAAGACCTAATGCAGGAAAGCGGCAGAAAGCGGGAAGGGGTGCTGGAACAGTACGGTACAGATCTGACCGCGGAGGCAGAAGAAGGCAAGCTGGATCCGGTTATCGGAAGAGAGGCGGAAATCAACCGTCTCATGCAGGTGCTGAGCCGGCGCACAAAAAACAATCCGTGTCTCGTAGGGGAACCGGGGGTTGGAAAGACTGCCGTCATCGAGGGACTGGCATCGCGTATCGCGTCAGGTGTGGTGCCCGACAGCATGAAAGAAAAGCGTATCCTTACGATGGACCTGGCCGGAATGATCGCCGGCTCCAAATACCGGGGCGAGTTCGAGGAGCGGATGAAGAAGCTCATTCAGGAAGTAAAGGCGGCAGGAAACATTATTCTCTTTCTGGATGAAGTGCACACGATCATCGGGGCAGGAGGCGCGGAAGGCGCTATGGATGCATCCAATATACTGAAGCCGTCGCTGGCAAGAGGGGAACTGCAGCTTATCGGTGCTACCACCATAGTAGAATACAGGAAATACATTGAGAAGGATGCGGCGCTTGAACGGCGGTTCCAGCCGATAACCGTGGAAGAGCCGACGGAAGAACAGTGTCTGGATATTCTCCGGGGGCTGCGTTCCAGATATGAGGAACACCATCACGTGACGATCGGCGACGAGGCGCTTGACGCCTCAGTCCGTCTTGCCGACCGCTATATCAGCGACCGTTTCCTTCCGGACAAGGCGATCGACGTGCTGGATGAGGCGTGCTCCAAGGTAAGCCTGAAAGGGTTCAAGGTGCCTGACAGTATCTTTGAGCTCGAAGGTACGATCACAGAGCTGATGAAAAAGACAGAAGATGCTGTGAGACAGGGAAATATGCAGGAGGCATCCGCGCTGCACACGGAACAGGAGGAAGCAGAAAAGAAACTGGAGGAGGTCAGAAAGCGTTTCAGGAAGAGAAATGCGCAGAAGGAGCTCTATATAACAGAAGAAGATATCGCAGATGTAGTGTCCGAATGGACGAAAATACCTGTCAAACGGCTGGCAGAGTCGGAAAGCGCAAGGCTCAACAAGCTGGAGCAGACGCTCCACAAAAGGGTCATTGGACAGGAGGAAGCCGTCCGGGCCGTATCAAAGGCTATCAAAAGAGGCCGCGTAGGCTTAAAAGACCCGAAAAGGCCGATCGGTTCATTCCTATTTCTCGGTCCTACAGGAGTCGGCAAGACAGAGCTGTCCAAGGCTTTATCGGAAGCCTTGTTCGGTAACGAAGAGTCGATGATACGGGTTGACATGTCAGAATATATGGAAAAGCACAGTGTAGCCAAGATGATCGGCTCCCCTCCGGGATATGTGGGCCATGACGACGGAGGCCAGCTGAGCGAGCAGGTGCGCAGACATCCGTACTCAGTCGTATTGTTTGACGAGATCGAGAAAGCGCATCCGGATGTGTTCAATATACTGCTGCAGGTGCTTGACGACGGGCATATCACAGATTCACAGGGAAGAAAGGTAGACTTCCGCAATACGGTGATCATCATGACATCCAACGCCGGTGCGCAGGCCATCATAGACCCGAAGAAGCTTGGATTTAACGCAAGAGAAGACGCGGCCGGCGACTATAAACGGATGAAGGACAACGTGATGCGGGAGATAAAGCTGATTTTCCGTCCCGAGTTTGTGAACCGTATTGATGAAATTATCGTATTTCATCCTTTGACACAGGAGGAGATGAAGAAGATAGTAGGTCTTATGTGCAGAGAATTCACAAAACGTGCCAGGGAACAGCTTGATATAACGATAACGGTCAGAGATTCCGTCAAAAAGCACATTGTGGAGACCGGCACGGACCAGAAATTCGGAGCACGGCCTCTGCGCAGGGCGGTGCAGAACCAGCTGGAAGACCGGCTGGCCGAAGCGATTCTGTCCGGTGAAGTGGAAAGAGGCTCGGCAGTAGAGATCGGAATGTCTAAAAAAGATATTAAATTTATTTCAAAGACTACAAATTAA